One genomic region from Dermacentor variabilis isolate Ectoservices chromosome 6, ASM5094787v1, whole genome shotgun sequence encodes:
- the LOC142584275 gene encoding uncharacterized protein LOC142584275, whose translation MKHGRLNIRCPNGTSPSSLCCKFECTDHDNNIDCSMYVKGSSVWYQGKVSDSQNATQSFKIYFFFVDSKVKSSAEISVNIQSSALSSSIDVVMRSYLMKERHFPRLKYFTNFTIYKNTLHRLWGRFSEKVTKELEPYFVGCIQKFYKDRITFLVGD comes from the exons ATGAAGCACGGACGACTAAACATAAGGTGCCCCAACGGCACATCGCCAAGCAGCCTTTGCTGCAAGTTTGAGTGCACTGATCACGATAACAACATTGACTGCTCCATGTATGTGAAAGGTTCATCCGTCTGGTACCAAGGGAAAGTCTCTGACTCACAAAATGCCACCCAAAGTTTCAAgatctatttcttttttgtcgaCTCCAAAGTGAAGAGTTCTGCTGAAATAAGCGTGAATATACAAAGTAGCGCCCTTTCAA GTAGCATTGACGTCGTCATGAGAAGTTACCTGATGAAAGAGAGACATTTTCCACGGCTCAAATATTTTACCAATTTTACGATTTACAAGAATACCTTACACAGGCTGTGGGGAAGGTTCAGTGAAAAGGTAACGAAAGAACTGGAACCTTATTTTGTTGGATGCATTCAGAAATTTTATAAAGATAGAATAACCTTTCTAGTAGGCGACTAG